A genomic stretch from Gardnerella leopoldii includes:
- a CDS encoding SixA phosphatase family protein, with protein MASPMKKLMKKAHHSKYVLLLMRHAKAEAPQMGDDWGRGLTDKGLKQAKIMAKGLESLKLVPDYIVCSSANRTEQTLKRMLKRFGDSPVVESRKSLYDGGMQSVMDELQAIRGDVHTTMIVGHEPTMSMAAQWLSSPDSDPDVLGAMRLGLANASVVVLVSDRPFATCGLRGATALAILTPKSFA; from the coding sequence ATGGCATCACCAATGAAAAAGCTTATGAAGAAAGCACATCATAGTAAGTACGTTTTGTTGCTGATGCGTCATGCTAAAGCTGAGGCTCCTCAAATGGGTGACGACTGGGGTCGTGGTCTTACAGATAAGGGCTTGAAGCAGGCGAAAATTATGGCAAAAGGCTTGGAATCTTTGAAGCTTGTGCCGGATTATATTGTGTGTTCTAGTGCGAATCGCACTGAGCAAACTTTGAAACGCATGTTGAAGCGTTTTGGCGACTCTCCTGTGGTTGAGTCGCGCAAGAGTCTTTACGATGGCGGTATGCAATCTGTTATGGACGAGTTGCAAGCGATTCGAGGCGATGTTCATACGACGATGATTGTTGGGCATGAGCCGACGATGTCTATGGCTGCGCAGTGGCTTTCTTCGCCTGATTCGGATCCGGATGTGCTTGGGGCGATGCGTTTGGGGCTTGCTAATGCGTCTGTTGTGGTGCTTGTGTCTGATCGTCCATTCGCAACTTGCGGCTTGCGCGGTGCCACGGCCCTCGCAATCCTCACCCCCAAATCCTTTGCATAA
- a CDS encoding tRNA (adenine-N1)-methyltransferase, which produces MRSGSSRSGVLRVGEKIQFTDRKGKRITAQLIAGGFTQTEHGLICHDDVIGQSEGVVITTVSAKRESQQNSENQESKDFSKSGNKPWKAARAIGGWDYVVMRPRMVDYVLSMPRGAQIMYPKDIAQVIALGDIRSGMRVLESGAGSGAMSLSLLDAVGECGKLTTIELRPDFARIAESNATLYYGKRPEWWNLLTGDFDSVAKTLDAHSVDRIMLDMLDPWNRLEQAHRVIVPGGVLVAYVTTTTQMSRMAEALRESGMWTEPEIQETLERTWKAQGLAVRPDHAMIGHTGFLIVSRAMAEGFSALKKREHGTKDTVSDIDDMTAEERAEQLEDLSLRDISDRKLRKVLRDLDVQLAQLPEDSQSQDLQSQDLQDSQSAQQSALNQAK; this is translated from the coding sequence GTGCGTTCAGGTAGTTCGCGTAGCGGAGTGTTACGAGTAGGTGAGAAGATTCAGTTCACTGATCGTAAAGGTAAGCGAATTACTGCACAACTTATTGCAGGCGGATTTACACAAACTGAGCATGGTCTTATTTGTCACGACGATGTGATTGGTCAAAGCGAAGGCGTTGTAATTACTACTGTTAGTGCAAAGCGCGAATCTCAGCAAAATAGCGAAAATCAAGAATCTAAAGACTTTTCAAAATCTGGCAATAAGCCTTGGAAAGCAGCTCGCGCTATTGGCGGATGGGATTATGTAGTTATGCGACCGCGCATGGTTGACTACGTGCTTTCTATGCCTAGGGGTGCGCAAATTATGTATCCAAAAGATATTGCGCAAGTAATCGCTTTAGGAGATATTCGCTCCGGAATGCGCGTTTTGGAGTCGGGTGCCGGTTCTGGTGCTATGAGCTTAAGCCTTTTGGACGCAGTTGGGGAGTGTGGAAAGCTTACTACGATTGAGCTTCGCCCGGATTTTGCGCGCATTGCCGAGTCTAACGCAACTTTGTACTACGGAAAGCGCCCAGAATGGTGGAATTTGCTTACTGGCGATTTTGATTCTGTTGCAAAAACCTTAGATGCGCACAGCGTGGATCGCATTATGCTAGACATGCTTGACCCTTGGAATCGCCTCGAGCAAGCTCATCGAGTTATTGTGCCTGGAGGCGTGCTTGTTGCGTACGTTACGACTACTACGCAAATGTCTCGCATGGCTGAAGCTTTGCGAGAAAGTGGCATGTGGACTGAGCCGGAGATTCAGGAAACATTGGAACGCACTTGGAAAGCTCAAGGTTTGGCGGTTCGTCCGGATCACGCGATGATTGGCCACACTGGATTTTTGATTGTTTCGCGCGCAATGGCTGAAGGTTTTAGCGCTTTGAAAAAGCGTGAGCACGGTACTAAAGATACTGTGAGCGATATTGACGATATGACAGCAGAAGAGCGCGCGGAGCAGTTGGAAGACTTGTCTTTGCGCGATATTTCGGATCGTAAATTGCGTAAAGTTTTACGTGATTTAGACGTGCAGCTTGCGCAATTGCCGGAAGATTCGCAGTCGCAAGATTTGCAGTCGCAAGATTTGCAAGATTCGCAGTCTGCACAACAATCAGCGCTTAATCAAGCTAAGTAG